One segment of Trachemys scripta elegans isolate TJP31775 chromosome 1, CAS_Tse_1.0, whole genome shotgun sequence DNA contains the following:
- the NDUFA6 gene encoding NADH dehydrogenase [ubiquinone] 1 alpha subcomplex subunit 6 has protein sequence MAATGAGKVAKAAAGAVKPIFSRDLGEAKRRVRELYRAWYREVPNAVHLYQLDISVKQGRDKVREMFMRNAHVTDPRVIDMLVIKGKMELQETTRVWKQRTHIMRFFHETEIPRPKDFLSKFYVGHDP, from the exons ATGGCGGCGACTGGGGCGGGGAAGGTGGCCAAGGCGGCGGCCGGGGCGGTGAAGCCGATCTTCAGCCGGGACCTGGGCGAGGCGAAGCGGCGGGTGCGGGAGCTGTACCGCGCCTGGTACCGGGAGGTGCCCAATGCCG TACATCTATACCAGTTGGACATCTCAGTGAAACAGGGGCGTGATAAGGTGCGGGAGATGTTCATGAGGAATGCCCATGTCACAGACCCCAGAGTGATTGACATGCTAGTTATAAAG GGGAAAATGGAACTACAGGAAACTACTCGTGTATGGAAGCAGCGGACACACATCATGAGGTTTTTCCACGAGACAGAAATCCCACGACCCAAGGACTTTCTGTCCAAGTTCTATGTGGGCCATGACCCTTGA